The genomic DNA CAGCCTCCTGGATGGCGCTCCTCGGCCCACCGACATGGTGGCGGCGCTGGATACGCGGGTGCTCGTCATCGACCGGCGAGACTTCCTCGACCTGCTCGCGGACCGGCCCGAACTGCTCACCGGCTTCTTCCGCTCGGTAAGTCAGCAGTTGCAGAGCGTCATCGACCTGCCCGCGCTTCGCGAGGCGGGTGGGCGCTTGGAGCTGGGCGCGCAGCCTGCGGCGACCCATCCCGCACCGATGGCTCAGGGCGGAGTCGTGCCCTCGGGTGGCACGCCTCCCGAGGCGTAGTCGGTTTGGGCCTTAGTCCAGCGCGGCTTCGGGCGCGGGCGCGGTTTCCGTCGCGGGCTCGGTGGCTTTCTGGGCCACGAGCAAGTGGGCCGAGGAGACGGGAATGAGGGGCCGGGTGAAGAACTTGAGCGGCGGCACCGAGCCGACAAAGCGCACCAGCGCGAGCCCCGCGTAGGACCAGGGCAGCTGCTCCATTGCCGCCATGGGGGAGCGGACCTCGTTCGTCACGCGCCGCAAGAGTCGCCCGTAGGCGCGCGGCAGCCCCCACCGAAAGCCGGGCACGTGCGTGGTGACCCAGTCCCAGCCACGCAGGAACCACGGGTCCGCGGGCGCGGGGTTCTCCCAGGCACGCGCGCTCTTGGCCGCGGTGTAGACGCACAGCCACCAGAGTCCCCAGAGAGAGCTGAGGGTGGTGAACACCTCGTGCTTGAACGGGAACGGCGCCGCCAGCAGCGCCGCGAAGGGGAGACCCACGGCGAAGTGGATCAACGCGCGGATCCGCCGCTTCAGCTTGCTGCGCAGCCACACCGTGTTGAGGCGCACGCGCGGCGAGAAGGGGTCGTCTTCCGCAGGGACTCCCGTCAGCAGGCTCGCGTCGCGCGCGATGGCCGTGTGGTAGTCGCGCGACAAGGCGAGGACGATCCACTGGGCGATGTGCATGGTGCCGAAGAGCGCGGCCCAGAACGCAATGCTCCCGGTCGTGAAGCCGTGAGACGGCGGCTTGTCGATTTTGGCTTCGAGCGAGTTCGCCGCCGCGTTGATGGCTTCATCCAGGTCCGCCCCGTCCTCGTCGTCATCGCTGTCGTCCGAGTCGACTTCGGGGGCTTTCTCGTGGAGGTGTTCGTCGACGGCTGTCGCGTGCGGTGGCGCGGAGGGGATTTCGCCTTCGTGCGGCGTCCCTCCGGGTGGGGGCGCGTGCGTGCCGGACGCCTCGTGCTCCCCTCGCGCGGACTCCTCCGCGGAGCGGGTGGCCTCCTGGACCAGTGCACTCACCGCCTGCGCCAGCGCCATGGGCGAGCCGCCATCGGCCAGGGCCTCGGCTGAGCGCTGGGTGGCAAGCGCGGCTGCCTCCAGCTTGGGGTCCTTCGCCTGGGCTCGGGCCTTGGCGCGCTCACGAATGGCCTCGGCGCGCTCGCGAATGGCCTCGGCGCGCTTGCGCTGCTTCTCCGCCCGGACCTGGACGTTCCTGGGCGGGGCATCGTCGTCGTCCGAGTCGCTCTGGTTGATGCCCGTGAAGACGAGGGCCACGAGCAGCGTCGCGGCCGTTTGCATCAGGCAGACGCGCAGATAGCGGCGCTGCGCCTCCGGGGTGCGCAGGACCTCATGCGCGATGTGGAAGGGCAGGCTCAACCCATGGACGAACTGACGCAGCCAACCGCGCGGCGTCTGGCCCCTCCAGGACTGGAAGTGTCCCGCGCCATCGCGCACTTCGTCCCAGAGCTGCTGGGCACGTGCCGAGACGTCTCCGCTACCTCGTAAATGCCTGGAATTCTTACCTTCCGTACCGGCCATCGCCCCCACGCTACCACGCCTTGAATGTGCTAAAGGCGGTGCCGTGAGCCAGAAACTTCCTCTCTTCCGTCCGTCCCGTCGTTCCCCAAGCCAGCCTCGGCTGTCGTCCGGTGCGCTGGTCCTCGCCCTGGGCGCACTCGTTGGCTGTGAGAAGAGCGCTCCTCCGGCACCGCCTCCGCCCGCCGCGGCCCAGGCCGAGGTGCAGGCCAAGCCCACGGTTCCTCCCGAGGTCACGCTGCTCGTGACGGGGGGCGCGTGGGGGCAGCTGCTGCCCGCCGATGGCAAGGGTGGCGCGGCCGAACTCATGGGGCGCTGGGTGACCGAGGAGAAGCACTGCCCGGGCCCGCTGAAGGATGGACAGGCCTCGTGCCCGGACTCCGGGACGCTGGCGCTCGCGACGGGTGACCATTGGAACGGTCCGGCCATCTCGTCCTTCTTCCTGGGCGCGCCGACGGCCGAGGTCATGGGCCACATGGGCTATGCGGCCTCCGCGCTGGGCAACCACGAGCTGTCGTTCGGCAAGGAGCCCTTCCTCAAGAACCGCGCCGCGGGTGGCTTCCCGTTCCTGGCCGCGAACTTGAAAGTGAAGGACGCCTCGCTGGCGGGTGACCTCTCGGTTCCGGCGTTCCAGGTGTTCGAGCGGCGGGGCTTCAAGGTGGCGGTGGTGGGCCTCACCTCGGCGAAGACGGTGCGCACGGCGATGTCCGGCCGCGCCGAGGGCCTCGAGGTGACGCCGCCCGCCGACGCGCTGGCGGTGGCGATTCCCGAGGCGCGCAAGGCGGGCGCCGATGCCGTGGTGGTCGTCGCGGACATGTGCCCCACCGAGTTGGAGGCCGCGGTCACCAGTCACCCCGAGTGGAAGCTGGCGCTCGTGGCCGGTGGCCGGTGCCATCAGTCGACCGAGCCCAAGAAGGTGGGGGACACCACGTTCGTGTCCCTGCGCCGCGGGTTCGAGAACTACGCGCGCACGCGCATCACCTTCGACGCGGCGAAGCCCGCGGGTGAGAAGGTGAAGGCCGCGGAGACCCAGGTGGTGGACGTGGCCGGTGGCACGCCCGACGCGGAGACGGCGAAGATCATCTCCGGTTGGAAGGCGAAGATCGACGAGGTCCTGGGCCAGCAGATCGGTTTCAGCAAGGCGGGCATCGCGCAGGACTCGCCGCAGATGGCGAAGTGGGTCGCGGGCTCGGTGCGGGACGTGCTTGGCACGGATGGCGTCATCCTCAACAAGGGTGGCATCCGTGGCGCGCTGCCGGCGGGCCCCATCACCCGCGGCACCGTCTACTCGGTCATGCCGTTCGAGAACTCGCTCATGACCGTGAAGCTGAAGGGCGCGGACCTGGTCACCCAGCTTGCGAACCCGAACGCGCTGGTCGCGGGCTTCACCGCGGCGGGCAAGGGCAAGTTCAAGGACGCGAAGGGCAAGGCGATCGACCCGAAGGCCGAGTACACCGTGGCCACCATCGAGTACCTCTACTTCGGCGGTGACGGCTTCGAGTTCGAGAAGTTCGACAGCGAGCCGACCGAGACGGGCATGGCCTGGCAGACGCCGGTGGTGGACTGGACGCAGAAGCTGGCGACCACCGAGTCGAAGCCGCTGGAGAAGCAGCTGAAGTAGCAGGGCGCCTCCCTCGGAGGCCCGTTGCTCCCGAAGCGCCGGTGGGTTCCTGAACTGGAACCCCCGGCGCTTCTTCGTTGCGGGGCGATGGCCGCGCGGGACTCAGGGTTTCGGGGTGGAGGGCTTGGCGCAGGCTGCTTCGTACTGCGCCCGCCGCTGCTCCAGCGTTCCGCGGAACGTGGCCGGCGCTCGCTCGTGAATCATGTCCACGGCGCGCTGCTGGAGCGCGAGCGCTTCCGGGCATCGGTGGGTCTGGAAGAGCAGGGCCGCGTAGGTGTCCAGGATGGCGGAGTCCCCGGGCTTGAGCGCGACCGCGCGGGCGGCGGCGGCGAGGCCTCGCTCCGGGTGCGTCGTGTTGGCGTAGAACCAGGCGAGGCCGTTGTGGGCCGTGGGGCTGTCAGGGAGCAGCTCCACCGCGCGCTGGAAGGCCTTCTCTTGTTCCTCGGCCGCGCTGCCAGTCGCGCGCAAGGACTCCGCCAGCATCAACCACGCCCGGCCATCCTCAGGGTGTTGCTGCACGAGGGGTCTGGCGCGAGCCAGTTGCTGCTCGGGCTTCTCGAGAGTCTCCGCGTACAGCTGGTTGGCGGCGACGCTCGTGGAGTCCTCCTTCAACGCCTGGGCCAGTTCCCGCTCGAAGAGCGCCTGGGTCTCCTGGGGCGTGCGGGTCGAGGGCGCCAGCTTGAACAGGCGCGCTCGCACGCTGTGCACCTCCGCCGGCGTCATCGGGTGCTCCTGCACCTGGGGATTCACCGCGGGAAGTGGCTGGGTGAGGACGGCGTAGCGACCGATCTGGATGTAGTTCGGGAGGCCCTCACCTGGATTCGGCACACCCTTGAACGCCGCGCTGTAGGCGTTGCGAGGCTCTTCGCCCCGGGCCAGTCGGTTCTCGAAGTCCGCGAAGCGGTCGCCGTGCTCGTTGATGAGGTAGTGGACCCAGAGCCAGGCCGAGGCGTAGTGCCGCCGCTGCTCTGCTGCGTCGAGATCGGTGTTCTTGTCCCAATCCCACAGCTCCTCCACGCTCAACCACCCATGGGCACGCAGGTAGCCCACGTTCCGGAGGTCGACGCGGCCGAGGACCACGTCGCGGGTGCTCGGCTTGATGGTGACGGTCTCCAGGTACTCGGCCAGTCCTTCGGCGAGCCAGCGCGGCTGGCGTGGCAGGGCGAACGCGCTCAGGTAGTGCGCCAGCTCGTGCGCCTGGGTGGCCTTGTCCCCCGAGGTGTCCGCGAACAGATACCCACCCGCTCCGGTCATCACCATCGTCAATCCCGTGGTGGTGATCGCCACGAATCCACCCACCTGGTCATGCGCGAACTCCCGCAGCTCCTCCAGGTTGCTCACGAGGATGACGTCCAGCGTCCCGGGCGGATCGAACTGGTCGCCCCACGCGAGGAGCAGCGAGCGGCGGAACTCCTCCATTTCCACCGCGGACTTCGCCGCCGCCTTCGAGTCCAGGTTCGTCTGGACTCGGAAGTGCTGGCTGCGCACCTCACGCCAGGGTCGGCCTCCCTCCTCGGGACACAAGGCGCGAGACGTCGCGCAGCCGGACCCCAGTGCCACCATTCCCACCAAGAGACATGTCCATCGCCAGGTCATCCGCGCGTTTTCCCATGAGGCTCGCGCGGGGCGGAAGGGCGCGCGGATGCGGTAGACTCGCGCGCCATGGAGATGGCGGAGTTCATCGAGTCGCGCCGGCCGCGCTGGGAGAGGCTGGAGTCCCTGCTGGACAAGTCGGAGCGCGGTGGGTTGCGCGGGCTCAGCCTGGAGGACGCTCGCTCGCTGGGTCGGCTCTACCGGGCCGCCTCCAGTGACCTGCTCTGGGTTCGCGCGCGCAGCGGCTCCGCGGACGTGAGCGCCTATCTCAACGACCTCGTGGGGCGGGCGTACGCGCTCACGTATCCAGGACAGCGGCCTCGGTGGGCGGATGTCTGGGGCTTCGTGTCGCGCGGCTTCCCGGCCGTGCTGCATCGCGAGTGGCGCATGTACGTGGCCGCGGTGCTGCTCATGCTCGCGGGCGTCGGCTTCGGCTACGTGGGCATGATGGTGGACCCGGATGCCGCGCAGTACCTGGTGCCGGCTGACCACCGCGAGTTGGACCCCGCCGCGCGTGCCGACCGCGAGGCCTCGGGCGAGGGCATGACAGTGCAGGACCAGGCCCAGTTCTCGTCCTTCCTGTTCACGCACAACATCCAGGTGGCGTTCTTCTGCTTCGCGCTCGGCGTGACGCTGGGACTGGGCACCGCGGTGATGTTGTTCGTCAACGGCCTGTTCCTGGGCGCGCTCGCGCAGGTGTACGCGGCCAAGGGCTTGGCGGGGTGGTTCTGGGCGTGGATCCTTCCGCACGGCATCCCTGAGATCACCGCCATCTGCATCGCGGGCGCGGCCGGACTCGTCATCGCGCGGGGAATGGTGGCGCCTCAGGGCCTCTCTCGCCGCCAGGCGCTTCGGCAGGAGGCCATCACCGCGGTGAAGCTGCTGTTCGGAACGCTCGCGTTGTTCGTGCTCGCGGGTTGTATCGAAGGTTCCATCTCCCAGATTCATCCGCCGCGGCTTTCGGTGGCGTTCAAGATCTCCTTCGCGCTGGTGGTGGGCGCGGGCGTGTACGCCTACCTGCTGTCGGACTGGCTGCGCGGCGTGAAGGCGGAACGCACGCCGAGCTGACGGCGCGCCGTGTCCGGACAGGGCTCCCAGCCCGTGATAGACCGCCCGCGTGCCCGAGTCGCCTCGCCTGTCCCTGCCTCCGCTGCCCGCTGAGCCGGAGGTCGTCATCGAGTGCCCGCGCTTCTCGTTCACGAAGCGCCGCGCGGACGGAACCGTCGACTTCGTGTCCCCCGTGCCGTGCCCGTACAACTACGGCTCCATCCCGGGCCTCGTCGCGGACGATGGTGACCCGCTGGACGCAATCGTCCTGGGTGCACGCCTGCGCCGTGGCAGCCACGTGCGAATGCGCGTGGTCGCGGTGCTTGGCTTCGTCGACTCGGGACGCGGTGACCCGAAGGTGGTGTGCAGCGCCCGGGGCCTGAGCCGCGTCCAGCGCCTGGGGCTGGAGGCGTTCTTCCGCATCTACGCCATCTTCAAGCGCGTGCTGCACCTGGCGCGCGGAAACGCCACCGACACGCGCTTCGTGGGGTGGCTGCCGCTGCCCGTGACGCTCGCCGACGGCGCTACAGGACGCCTCGGGCCTTGATGTCCAGGTAGCGGTTCACGGCGGCCAGGTGCAGCTCGTCCGGCTGCACGTCCAGCATCTGCACGCCGCCTTGGCTCACTCGGGCCTTGAGCACCTCGCGGTCCGCGAGCAGCTCCGAGGCGACGGCGTGCTGGAAGGCTTCTTCTGCGCTGGGCGGAGGGGTGGCCAGCAGCTTCTGGAGGGCGGTGTCCTTGACCGACAAGCACAGCGGCACGTGCCGCCGCGCCAGTCGGTGCAGCGGCGCGACGAGCGTGGAGGCCTGCTCCTCGTCGAGGAAGTCCGTGAAGACACACAGCAGGCTGCGCCGCGCCAGCCGGACGTTCAGCTCCTTGAAGAGCGCCAGGTAGTCCACGTACGTGAGGCTCGGCGTGACGGAGTAGAGCGCGTCGACAATCTTCCGGTACTGCCCGCGCCCGGCCGCGGGAGGCAGGTATGTCTTCACGCCATCCGCGAAGACCGCCAGCCCCACGCGGTCCCCATTGCGCACCGCCACGAAGGCCAGGAACAGGGCCGCGTTCACCGCGTGGTCCAGCTTGGTGAGACCGTCCACTCGCGCGGCCATGGCTCGGCCTGAGTCCACGCAGATGAGCAGCGTCTGCGAGCGCTCCGCTTCCATCACCCGCGTGACGGGCTTGCCTCGGCGCGCGGTGGCCTTCCAGTCCACGTCGCGCACGCTGTCGCCTTGCGCGTAGTCCCGCAGGCGCGCGAACTCGCTGCCTCGCCCGTCGCGGCGAAGCTGCCGCAGTCCCAGGTTCACCAGGTCCAGCGCCGCTCCGGACAAGAGGAGCCGGCTGGCGCCGCGCAGGTCTGGGTAGACGGAGATGCTCTGGGCTGACGGATAGGTGCGCTCGTGGCGCATCAGCCCCAGCGGCCCCGCGACGCGCACGTGCACGTCACCGAAGCCGAACCGGCCTCGGCGCTCGGGCGTCACCCGGTACATCCAGCGCGTCTGGCTGTCTGGCGCGAGGCGCAGCAGGGCATCCTCGGGGATGGCGGTGAAGGACTCGGGGACGTCGTCCTTCACCTGCGCCACCACCGGACGACCCGAGCGCACCACGAAGCGCAGCTCGACCTTGTTGGGCACGCCGACGTTGAGGCGCTGCGGCAAGGTGCGCTCGACCGTCAGCCGCACCCGTCGCGCGAGCGCCAGGTCGAGCGCGGCGAGCGCGAGCGCCACCGCGTCCATGGCCAGCACCGCGCCTCCCAGCCCGGGGAAGAAGCCCGCTGCCGCCATGGGCAGCGCGAGCAGCGCGAGGAGCGCCCACAGGCGCCCAGTGGGAATCACCGCGGGACCTCCACGCTCTGCACCACCTCGCGCAGCACGTCCGAGGGCGTGGCGCCGTCCAGCTCCGCGTCCGGTGACAGGAGGAGGCGGTGCTTGAGCACGGGGCCCGCCAGGAAGCGCACGTCGTCTGGCGTGACGAAGCCGCGGCCTCGCAGCGCCGCGAGGGCCTTGGCGGCCAGCAGCAGGTGCACGCCCGCGCGAGGGCCGGCGCCCAAGCGGATCCGACCGGAGGTCCGCGTCGCGGCCACCAGCTTGCGGATGTAGGCCAGGACGGGCGCCTCCACGTTGACCTCGCTGAGCGCCGCACGCGCCGCCAGCAGGCCTTCCTTCGTCACCGCCGGACTCACGCCCGCGCGCGCCAGGTCACCCGAGTCGAAGCCTCGGTGCACCGACGCGAGGATGGCGTCCTCCTCGTCCGGCGCGGGATAGCCCACGTCAATCTTGAGCAGGAAGCGATCGAGCTGCGCCTCGGGCAGCGGATACGTGCCCTCGGACTCCACCGGGTTCTGCGTGGCGAACACGGTGAAGAGGGGAGAGAGCGCCAGGTGGCGGCCCTCCAGCGACACGCCGCGCTCCTGCATGGCCTCCAGCAGGGCG from Myxococcaceae bacterium JPH2 includes the following:
- a CDS encoding bifunctional metallophosphatase/5'-nucleotidase, translated to MSQKLPLFRPSRRSPSQPRLSSGALVLALGALVGCEKSAPPAPPPPAAAQAEVQAKPTVPPEVTLLVTGGAWGQLLPADGKGGAAELMGRWVTEEKHCPGPLKDGQASCPDSGTLALATGDHWNGPAISSFFLGAPTAEVMGHMGYAASALGNHELSFGKEPFLKNRAAGGFPFLAANLKVKDASLAGDLSVPAFQVFERRGFKVAVVGLTSAKTVRTAMSGRAEGLEVTPPADALAVAIPEARKAGADAVVVVADMCPTELEAAVTSHPEWKLALVAGGRCHQSTEPKKVGDTTFVSLRRGFENYARTRITFDAAKPAGEKVKAAETQVVDVAGGTPDAETAKIISGWKAKIDEVLGQQIGFSKAGIAQDSPQMAKWVAGSVRDVLGTDGVILNKGGIRGALPAGPITRGTVYSVMPFENSLMTVKLKGADLVTQLANPNALVAGFTAAGKGKFKDAKGKAIDPKAEYTVATIEYLYFGGDGFEFEKFDSEPTETGMAWQTPVVDWTQKLATTESKPLEKQLK
- a CDS encoding stage II sporulation protein M, with protein sequence MEMAEFIESRRPRWERLESLLDKSERGGLRGLSLEDARSLGRLYRAASSDLLWVRARSGSADVSAYLNDLVGRAYALTYPGQRPRWADVWGFVSRGFPAVLHREWRMYVAAVLLMLAGVGFGYVGMMVDPDAAQYLVPADHRELDPAARADREASGEGMTVQDQAQFSSFLFTHNIQVAFFCFALGVTLGLGTAVMLFVNGLFLGALAQVYAAKGLAGWFWAWILPHGIPEITAICIAGAAGLVIARGMVAPQGLSRRQALRQEAITAVKLLFGTLALFVLAGCIEGSISQIHPPRLSVAFKISFALVVGAGVYAYLLSDWLRGVKAERTPS
- a CDS encoding DUF58 domain-containing protein, with amino-acid sequence MIPTGRLWALLALLALPMAAAGFFPGLGGAVLAMDAVALALAALDLALARRVRLTVERTLPQRLNVGVPNKVELRFVVRSGRPVVAQVKDDVPESFTAIPEDALLRLAPDSQTRWMYRVTPERRGRFGFGDVHVRVAGPLGLMRHERTYPSAQSISVYPDLRGASRLLLSGAALDLVNLGLRQLRRDGRGSEFARLRDYAQGDSVRDVDWKATARRGKPVTRVMEAERSQTLLICVDSGRAMAARVDGLTKLDHAVNAALFLAFVAVRNGDRVGLAVFADGVKTYLPPAAGRGQYRKIVDALYSVTPSLTYVDYLALFKELNVRLARRSLLCVFTDFLDEEQASTLVAPLHRLARRHVPLCLSVKDTALQKLLATPPPSAEEAFQHAVASELLADREVLKARVSQGGVQMLDVQPDELHLAAVNRYLDIKARGVL
- a CDS encoding DUF1570 domain-containing protein, whose translation is MTWRWTCLLVGMVALGSGCATSRALCPEEGGRPWREVRSQHFRVQTNLDSKAAAKSAVEMEEFRRSLLLAWGDQFDPPGTLDVILVSNLEELREFAHDQVGGFVAITTTGLTMVMTGAGGYLFADTSGDKATQAHELAHYLSAFALPRQPRWLAEGLAEYLETVTIKPSTRDVVLGRVDLRNVGYLRAHGWLSVEELWDWDKNTDLDAAEQRRHYASAWLWVHYLINEHGDRFADFENRLARGEEPRNAYSAAFKGVPNPGEGLPNYIQIGRYAVLTQPLPAVNPQVQEHPMTPAEVHSVRARLFKLAPSTRTPQETQALFERELAQALKEDSTSVAANQLYAETLEKPEQQLARARPLVQQHPEDGRAWLMLAESLRATGSAAEEQEKAFQRAVELLPDSPTAHNGLAWFYANTTHPERGLAAAARAVALKPGDSAILDTYAALLFQTHRCPEALALQQRAVDMIHERAPATFRGTLEQRRAQYEAACAKPSTPKP
- a CDS encoding MoxR family ATPase translates to MNATPPVPSFVPAGSAVQAAHAIREGVLAEVRKAVVGQDEPLELMLCGLLAGGHVLLEGVPGVAKTLMAKALARSVSSDFKRIQFTPDLMPTDILGTSVFDLKSQSFVLVRGPIFTDLLLADEINRAPAKTQSALLEAMQERGVSLEGRHLALSPLFTVFATQNPVESEGTYPLPEAQLDRFLLKIDVGYPAPDEEDAILASVHRGFDSGDLARAGVSPAVTKEGLLAARAALSEVNVEAPVLAYIRKLVAATRTSGRIRLGAGPRAGVHLLLAAKALAALRGRGFVTPDDVRFLAGPVLKHRLLLSPDAELDGATPSDVLREVVQSVEVPR
- a CDS encoding inorganic diphosphatase, which gives rise to MPESPRLSLPPLPAEPEVVIECPRFSFTKRRADGTVDFVSPVPCPYNYGSIPGLVADDGDPLDAIVLGARLRRGSHVRMRVVAVLGFVDSGRGDPKVVCSARGLSRVQRLGLEAFFRIYAIFKRVLHLARGNATDTRFVGWLPLPVTLADGATGRLGP